In the Streptomyces formicae genome, one interval contains:
- a CDS encoding DUF4142 domain-containing protein: protein MRRVNGTALIIAALVATLGAIAFPVWSYADRSGTGPANLAAGSVPTRWGPLSAADRDLLVKVRLAGLWEIPAGQQAVERAPTEAVKEAGDHLIVGHTDLDRRVRSAAAQLGVELPSQPTAQQRGWLQELTDASGETYQRKFANLLRASHGKVFAVIAQVRDSTRNSLVRQLATDSNQTVLDHITMLEATGLVDFDGIANGAATSTASPTGPPPPSGATPPAPSPAGPSGDVSTTSRPSPLPPGRIETGRPEPQM, encoded by the coding sequence TTGCGACGCGTCAACGGCACGGCTCTGATCATCGCGGCACTCGTGGCCACGCTGGGGGCGATCGCGTTCCCCGTGTGGTCCTACGCCGACCGCTCGGGCACGGGGCCCGCCAACCTGGCCGCGGGGTCCGTGCCCACCCGTTGGGGTCCGCTGTCGGCGGCCGACAGGGACCTGCTCGTGAAGGTGCGGCTCGCCGGTCTGTGGGAGATCCCCGCCGGACAGCAGGCCGTCGAGCGCGCGCCGACCGAGGCGGTCAAGGAGGCGGGGGACCACCTCATCGTCGGCCACACCGATCTCGACCGGCGCGTGCGGTCGGCCGCGGCGCAGCTCGGTGTCGAACTCCCGAGCCAGCCCACCGCACAGCAGCGCGGCTGGCTCCAGGAGCTGACGGACGCGAGCGGCGAGACGTACCAGCGGAAGTTCGCGAACCTGCTGCGGGCCTCGCACGGGAAGGTCTTCGCCGTCATCGCCCAGGTCCGCGACAGCACCCGCAACTCCCTGGTCCGCCAGCTCGCCACGGACTCCAACCAGACCGTCCTCGACCACATCACGATGCTGGAGGCGACCGGGCTCGTCGACTTCGACGGGATCGCGAACGGCGCGGCCACCTCCACGGCGAGCCCCACCGGGCCTCCCCCGCCGTCCGGCGCGACGCCTCCCGCCCCCTCCCCCGCGGGCCCGAGCGGCGACGTGTCCACCACGTCACGCCCCTCGCCCCTGCCTCCCGGCCGGATCGAGACCGGGCGGCCGGAACCTCAAATGTAG
- a CDS encoding peptidyl-tRNA hydrolase, whose protein sequence is MSSDKTHPEASQGPDAPSAADSPFRHENTSRDEAPQFVLPLVARIERAAPPARTDALETAARAVLVLLSDERSVGEGEWAQAVRDWQDARIRKVVRRARGAEWRRAETLPGITVTGKSAEVRVFPPVPLDGWPKELVKLQVSGTELDDPEPPPGADSAHPVLWMSPDVEMSAGKAMAQAGHGAQLAWWELSDADRTAWRDAGFPLSVRTPDAARWRELTASGLPVVRDAGFTEIAPGSCTVVADHPALRTARA, encoded by the coding sequence GTGAGCAGCGACAAGACCCACCCCGAAGCGTCGCAGGGCCCGGACGCCCCGAGCGCGGCGGACAGCCCCTTCCGGCACGAGAACACCTCGCGCGACGAGGCCCCGCAGTTCGTGCTGCCCCTCGTCGCCCGCATCGAACGCGCCGCTCCCCCGGCCCGCACGGACGCCCTGGAGACCGCGGCCCGCGCCGTCCTCGTGCTGCTGAGCGACGAGCGTTCCGTCGGCGAAGGCGAGTGGGCGCAGGCCGTGCGCGACTGGCAGGACGCCCGGATCCGCAAGGTGGTCAGGCGCGCCCGAGGCGCCGAGTGGCGGCGGGCGGAGACGCTGCCCGGCATCACGGTCACGGGCAAGTCGGCGGAGGTCCGCGTCTTCCCGCCGGTGCCGCTCGACGGCTGGCCCAAGGAGCTGGTCAAGCTCCAGGTCTCGGGCACCGAGCTCGACGACCCGGAGCCGCCGCCCGGCGCGGACAGCGCGCACCCCGTGCTCTGGATGAGCCCCGACGTCGAGATGTCGGCGGGCAAGGCGATGGCCCAGGCGGGTCACGGCGCCCAGCTGGCCTGGTGGGAGCTGTCGGACGCGGACCGGACCGCGTGGCGCGACGCGGGCTTCCCGCTGTCCGTGCGCACGCCGGACGCGGCGCGCTGGCGCGAACTCACCGCGAGCGGGCTGCCGGTGGTGCGCGACGCGGGCTTCACGGAGATCGCCCCCGGTTCCTGCACGGTGGTCGCCGACCACCCCGCCCTGCGTACGGCACGGGCGTGA
- a CDS encoding RidA family protein, translating to MSAEERPGRTRVTADPDWYESAGISLGIRVGDLVFTSGQAPVDVQGATVGAGDFEAQARQALANVSTVLGRAGSSIDRAVKLTVFVTDMAHQDVFARLRAEFYVAPFPAESFVQVAALADPAWLIEIEAVGAVE from the coding sequence GTGAGCGCCGAGGAGCGGCCCGGCCGCACCCGTGTCACCGCCGACCCCGACTGGTACGAGTCGGCGGGCATCTCGCTCGGCATCCGCGTCGGTGACCTGGTCTTCACCTCGGGGCAGGCGCCGGTCGACGTGCAGGGCGCCACCGTCGGCGCGGGGGACTTCGAGGCCCAGGCCCGGCAGGCACTCGCCAACGTCTCCACGGTCCTCGGCCGCGCCGGGTCCAGCATCGACCGGGCCGTGAAGCTCACGGTGTTCGTCACCGACATGGCCCACCAGGACGTCTTCGCCCGGCTGCGCGCCGAGTTCTACGTCGCACCCTTCCCCGCCGAGTCCTTCGTGCAGGTCGCCGCTCTCGCGGACCCCGCGTGGCTGATCGAGATCGAGGCGGTCGGCGCCGTGGAGTGA
- a CDS encoding ABC transporter ATP-binding protein, with the protein MERDLAIRLDGVGRRYALRGPWVLRGVDLGIGAGTLVRIEGANGTGKSTLLRLLAGIDAPSEGRREGRPRTAFVPERFPASLPFSAVGYLTHLGRVHGLARGAAERSAEQWLERFGAGGYARTPLAELSKGSSQKVAVAQALLADPELLVLDEAWTGLDAAARAELDRAVAERRAAGGAVVFVDHDPRRLLGATDETYAVVGAALNRRTESGTWGEGEGGGSAAPPAGPTVVIEAQGPLGAELPPSVASAVTGIGEPTPEGVTRLSVPESRSDVVLKELLMARPPWHVVTVGGAGPTVSSASASASASDSASASASASVSSSLSVDGGEPR; encoded by the coding sequence ATGGAACGTGATCTCGCGATACGGCTCGACGGGGTGGGCAGGCGCTACGCCCTGCGCGGTCCCTGGGTGCTGCGCGGCGTGGACCTCGGCATCGGCGCGGGCACCCTGGTGCGGATCGAGGGCGCCAACGGCACGGGGAAGTCGACCCTGTTGAGACTCCTCGCGGGCATCGACGCACCCTCGGAGGGGCGTCGGGAAGGGCGCCCGCGCACGGCGTTCGTCCCCGAACGCTTCCCCGCGTCGCTGCCGTTCAGCGCGGTGGGCTACCTGACGCACCTGGGCCGCGTGCACGGCCTCGCGCGGGGCGCCGCTGAGCGGAGCGCCGAACAGTGGCTGGAGCGTTTCGGCGCGGGCGGTTACGCGCGTACGCCGCTGGCGGAGCTGTCCAAGGGCAGCAGCCAGAAGGTCGCCGTGGCGCAGGCCCTGCTCGCCGACCCCGAACTGCTCGTGCTCGACGAGGCGTGGACGGGCCTGGACGCGGCGGCCCGCGCCGAACTCGACCGCGCCGTGGCCGAACGGCGGGCGGCCGGGGGTGCGGTGGTCTTCGTCGACCACGATCCGCGGCGGCTCCTCGGGGCGACGGACGAGACGTACGCGGTGGTGGGCGCGGCGCTCAACCGCCGTACGGAGAGCGGTACTTGGGGTGAGGGGGAAGGCGGCGGCAGCGCGGCGCCGCCCGCAGGACCCACCGTCGTCATCGAGGCGCAGGGGCCGCTGGGCGCGGAGCTGCCGCCGTCCGTCGCGTCGGCGGTGACGGGTATCGGCGAGCCGACTCCGGAGGGAGTGACGCGGCTCTCGGTGCCGGAGAGCCGTTCCGACGTCGTACTGAAGGAACTGCTCATGGCGCGGCCGCCCTGGCACGTGGTGACGGTGGGCGGCGCGGGGCCGACGGTGTCGTCGGCGTCGGCGTCGGCGTCGGCGTCGGATTCGGCATCGGCATCGGCGTCGGCTTCGGTGTCGTCGTCCCTGTCGGTGGACGGGGGTGAGCCTCGATGA
- a CDS encoding tryptorubin family RiPP precursor has protein sequence MTGGMHMKIVRSLKKRITGEKSLKAYAWYHWY, from the coding sequence TTGACCGGAGGCATGCACATGAAGATCGTTCGCTCGCTCAAGAAGAGGATCACCGGAGAGAAGAGCCTCAAGGCGTACGCCTGGTACCACTGGTACTAG
- a CDS encoding polysaccharide deacetylase family protein, producing MITLVRRCAALCALGVLTTVLAGCSGDTAAPGRPALPAKPPATAAATASAPPTLTPGPSGLTPVFMNGSRAHGRTVALTFDADMTADQGPRAAAGERFDNPALVATLRRLDVPATFFMTGRWAEEYPAQAKDIGKDPLFEVANHSYSHHAFTGSCYGLPTVPAPRMRTDMERAFDAFRKAGVERAVPYFRFPGGCYDRQALRALAPGVTAVQWDVVSGDAFATDSGAVARQVLDGVRPGSVVVMHCTRSAAPATERALRTIVPKLRERGFRFVRVSEQIGAAGGAAGATGAAATAGPVEARS from the coding sequence GTGATCACTCTCGTACGGAGATGCGCCGCGCTCTGCGCCCTCGGCGTCCTGACCACCGTCCTCGCCGGATGCTCCGGTGACACCGCCGCGCCGGGGCGCCCGGCCCTTCCGGCCAAGCCCCCGGCGACCGCGGCCGCGACCGCGTCCGCCCCGCCCACTCTCACCCCCGGCCCTTCGGGCCTCACCCCCGTGTTCATGAACGGGTCCCGCGCGCACGGCCGCACCGTCGCGCTCACCTTCGACGCCGACATGACCGCCGACCAGGGGCCCCGCGCGGCGGCCGGGGAGCGGTTCGACAACCCCGCGCTCGTCGCCACCCTGCGACGGCTCGACGTGCCGGCGACCTTCTTCATGACGGGACGCTGGGCCGAGGAGTACCCGGCACAGGCCAAGGACATCGGCAAGGACCCGCTCTTCGAGGTCGCCAACCACTCGTACAGCCATCACGCCTTCACCGGCAGCTGCTACGGCCTGCCGACCGTCCCCGCGCCCCGCATGCGCACGGACATGGAGCGCGCCTTCGACGCCTTCCGCAAGGCGGGCGTCGAGCGCGCGGTGCCGTACTTCCGTTTTCCCGGCGGCTGCTACGACCGTCAAGCCCTGCGCGCGCTCGCGCCCGGCGTCACCGCCGTGCAGTGGGACGTGGTGAGCGGCGACGCCTTCGCCACGGACTCGGGCGCGGTCGCCCGGCAGGTGCTCGACGGGGTGCGGCCCGGTTCGGTGGTCGTCATGCACTGCACGCGCAGCGCCGCCCCCGCGACCGAGCGCGCCCTGCGGACGATCGTCCCGAAGCTGCGCGAGCGCGGATTCCGCTTCGTGCGGGTGTCGGAGCAGATCGGCGCGGCGGGCGGCGCGGCGGGGGCGACCGGCGCCGCCGCGACCGCCGGGCCCGTGGAGGCCCGGAGCTAG
- a CDS encoding alpha/beta fold hydrolase, whose amino-acid sequence MKLHTHEWGTGNRIALLVHGIMSDHRTWRRVGPAIAERGYRVIGVDLRGHGESGRGAYGAEIFADDLVETLPVGADLAIGHSLGGMALALAVERLAPARAVYSDPAWTLGAEGAVDPAVFVEFQRATRGIITNFNPRWEEADVDVELATLAAWDTDTALALSGANAVDRTPAAPAVPSLVQVADPSLLIDEPLKAELTRRGFEVRTVKGAGHTIHRDDFDGFMASLEGWL is encoded by the coding sequence ATGAAGTTGCACACCCACGAATGGGGCACCGGAAACCGGATCGCCCTCCTGGTCCACGGGATCATGTCGGACCACCGCACCTGGCGGCGGGTGGGACCGGCCATCGCCGAGCGGGGCTACCGGGTGATAGGCGTCGACCTGCGCGGGCACGGGGAGAGCGGGCGCGGCGCGTACGGTGCGGAGATCTTCGCGGACGACCTGGTCGAGACGTTGCCGGTCGGCGCGGACCTCGCGATCGGGCACTCGCTCGGCGGGATGGCGCTGGCCCTCGCGGTCGAGCGCCTCGCGCCCGCGCGGGCCGTCTACTCCGACCCCGCGTGGACGCTCGGGGCCGAAGGGGCCGTGGACCCCGCGGTGTTCGTGGAGTTCCAGCGGGCGACGCGCGGCATCATCACGAACTTCAACCCGCGCTGGGAGGAGGCCGACGTGGACGTCGAACTCGCCACGCTGGCCGCCTGGGACACGGACACCGCACTCGCCCTCTCGGGCGCGAACGCCGTGGACCGCACCCCGGCGGCACCCGCCGTCCCCTCCCTCGTCCAGGTCGCGGACCCCAGCCTCCTCATCGACGAGCCGCTCAAGGCCGAGCTGACGAGGCGCGGTTTCGAGGTGCGTACGGTCAAGGGGGCCGGTCACACGATCCACCGCGATGACTTCGACGGGTTCATGGCGTCGCTCGAGGGATGGCTGTGA
- a CDS encoding ABC transporter: MNALLHYQLALLARSQRWLPPVILYAVFLAVGVQGGQPVLDSLAYAAAALLPVAAWLVRICATNEPPAARACSAAAAGPGRAHLASLLAALLATVALGAFAVLVVTAISDASSTDARHVVPRLPSAAAGLLAMLVSALIGTAVGALTNWPLLRSAGRAVPALLLLALLALVTTGSPAKSVLTDLTAGSREGVVPVPVGALAGAGAVAVAALWAACALSSRRGG, translated from the coding sequence ATGAACGCGCTGCTCCACTACCAGCTCGCGCTGCTCGCGCGGTCCCAGCGGTGGCTGCCGCCCGTGATCCTCTACGCGGTCTTCCTCGCCGTCGGCGTGCAGGGCGGCCAGCCCGTCCTGGACTCGCTCGCGTACGCGGCCGCCGCCCTGCTGCCGGTGGCCGCCTGGCTGGTACGGATCTGTGCCACCAACGAGCCGCCCGCGGCGCGCGCTTGCTCCGCCGCCGCGGCGGGTCCCGGCCGCGCGCACCTCGCCTCGCTGCTGGCCGCGCTGCTCGCGACGGTGGCGCTCGGCGCGTTCGCGGTCCTGGTGGTGACGGCCATCAGCGACGCGTCGAGCACGGACGCGCGGCACGTGGTCCCCCGGCTGCCCTCGGCCGCGGCGGGTCTCCTCGCGATGCTGGTCAGCGCGCTCATCGGCACGGCGGTCGGCGCGCTCACCAACTGGCCGCTGCTGCGCTCGGCGGGGCGCGCCGTCCCCGCGCTGCTGCTTCTGGCGCTCCTCGCCCTGGTCACCACGGGTTCGCCCGCGAAGTCCGTCCTGACGGATCTGACGGCGGGTTCGCGGGAGGGGGTGGTACCGGTACCGGTGGGCGCGCTCGCGGGGGCGGGTGCCGTCGCGGTGGCGGCGCTGTGGGCGGCGTGCGCGCTCAGTTCGCGGCGGGGCGGGTAG
- a CDS encoding LexA family protein, giving the protein MIDAPTERQVQILRCMREVIAERSEAPTLTEIAARVGLSGKSAVHYQLGRLQKLGMVARDDHRRRAYRGPERVNHRLGLDLPSLDTVTPPLITRRRYALGDPRSTS; this is encoded by the coding sequence GTGATTGATGCTCCGACCGAGCGGCAGGTGCAGATCCTTCGGTGCATGCGGGAGGTGATCGCCGAGAGGAGCGAGGCCCCGACTCTGACGGAGATCGCGGCGCGAGTTGGCCTCTCCGGCAAGTCGGCCGTGCACTACCAGCTGGGCCGCCTCCAAAAGCTCGGCATGGTGGCCCGAGACGACCACCGACGCAGGGCATACCGGGGGCCTGAGCGGGTTAACCACAGGCTCGGGCTCGATCTCCCCAGCCTCGACACCGTGACGCCCCCATTGATCACAAGGAGGCGATATGCACTGGGTGACCCTCGCTCGACGAGCTGA
- a CDS encoding Cmx/CmrA family chloramphenicol efflux MFS transporter, translating into MPPAVYIVGLGIFTQGTSEFMLSGLLPGMADDLGVSIPDAGLLISAFAIGMVVGAPLLAVATLGWPRRTALVSLQAAFVVAHVVGALAPGYAVLFVTRVISALAYAGYWGVAVATAVALVPASAKARAVAVVAGGLTLATIVGVPAGTLLGQVSSWRAAFWAVAAATVVSLVCTLILVPGGNGGRGVRSGNGGRGGNGERGAGERPSVRAELRGMARPQLWLSYAITAFAFGAVIVTFSYLAALLTEVGGVSEGWVPAILALFGVGGLAGIVVGGRTAEASPLGTLGLGLGGLVLFSVLLALTAEVTAVVIALVLLLGFVGYVTNPALQSRVFTLAPGAPTLVGATNTAAFNVGNTVAPLLGGLTIDAGFGYASVAWVGAALAGAGVLGVLWAARLQRAERGGPSAPTPVARVARESVRAEA; encoded by the coding sequence ATGCCGCCAGCGGTGTACATAGTCGGGCTCGGCATCTTCACCCAAGGGACCTCGGAGTTCATGCTCTCGGGCCTCCTTCCCGGCATGGCCGACGACCTCGGGGTCTCGATCCCCGACGCCGGACTGCTCATCTCGGCCTTCGCGATCGGCATGGTCGTCGGCGCCCCGCTGCTCGCCGTCGCCACGCTCGGCTGGCCGCGGCGTACGGCGCTCGTCTCCTTGCAGGCCGCCTTCGTTGTGGCCCATGTGGTCGGCGCCCTCGCGCCCGGCTACGCCGTCCTGTTCGTGACGCGCGTGATCAGCGCCCTCGCGTACGCCGGGTACTGGGGCGTCGCCGTGGCCACCGCGGTCGCGCTCGTCCCCGCGTCGGCCAAGGCGCGGGCGGTCGCCGTCGTCGCCGGTGGCCTGACGCTCGCCACCATCGTCGGCGTCCCCGCGGGTACGCTGCTCGGCCAGGTCTCCAGCTGGCGCGCCGCGTTCTGGGCGGTGGCCGCGGCGACCGTGGTCAGCCTCGTCTGCACCCTGATCCTCGTTCCCGGCGGAAACGGCGGACGCGGCGTACGTAGCGGAAACGGTGGACGCGGCGGAAACGGCGAACGCGGCGCTGGTGAACGCCCCTCCGTCAGGGCCGAGTTGCGCGGCATGGCGCGGCCGCAGCTCTGGCTCTCGTACGCCATCACGGCCTTCGCCTTCGGGGCGGTCATCGTCACCTTCAGCTATCTGGCGGCCCTGCTGACCGAGGTCGGCGGAGTCTCCGAGGGCTGGGTGCCCGCGATCCTCGCGCTGTTCGGGGTCGGTGGACTGGCGGGAATCGTGGTCGGTGGGCGTACCGCCGAGGCCAGTCCGCTCGGCACGCTCGGTCTGGGGCTCGGCGGCCTCGTGCTCTTCTCCGTACTCCTCGCCCTGACGGCCGAGGTGACGGCCGTGGTGATCGCCCTCGTCCTCCTGCTCGGATTCGTCGGCTACGTCACCAACCCCGCCCTGCAGTCACGGGTGTTCACCCTCGCGCCGGGCGCTCCGACACTGGTCGGCGCCACGAACACGGCCGCGTTCAACGTCGGCAACACGGTGGCCCCGCTGCTCGGCGGCCTGACCATCGACGCCGGGTTCGGTTACGCGTCGGTGGCCTGGGTCGGCGCCGCGCTGGCCGGGGCGGGGGTGCTCGGCGTGCTCTGGGCCGCGCGGCTCCAGCGGGCGGAACGCGGAGGTCCGTCGGCGCCGACGCCCGTGGCGCGGGTCGCCCGTGAGTCCGTGCGGGCGGAGGCGTGA
- a CDS encoding tyrosine-type recombinase/integrase encodes MGAPKTKRSRRTVVVTEAFWQKLKRRARGKAQDDLLFTGPEGNRWDPGTFRRLRWMPAIELAIEKFGLAKRPRLHDVRHSHASWLIAAKVPLPAIQRCLGHESITTTVDRYGHLLDALDDEVITAIEWAMNPNAPLPGFLAHSGLADAAKDLPTVPHQHQHPPSTRSRGRTRAR; translated from the coding sequence ATGGGCGCCCCAAAGACGAAGAGGAGCCGGCGCACGGTCGTCGTCACCGAGGCGTTCTGGCAGAAGCTCAAGCGCAGAGCTAGGGGTAAAGCTCAGGACGACCTGCTCTTCACCGGCCCGGAGGGCAATCGATGGGACCCAGGAACGTTCCGTCGACTGCGCTGGATGCCCGCGATCGAGCTGGCCATCGAGAAGTTCGGCCTGGCCAAGCGGCCGCGCCTGCACGACGTCCGTCACTCCCACGCATCCTGGCTGATCGCGGCGAAGGTGCCTTTGCCCGCCATCCAGAGGTGCTTGGGGCACGAGAGCATCACCACGACCGTGGACCGCTACGGCCACCTCCTCGATGCCCTGGACGACGAGGTCATCACAGCCATCGAATGGGCCATGAACCCGAATGCCCCGCTCCCGGGCTTCCTCGCGCACTCCGGACTGGCGGACGCAGCGAAAGACTTGCCTACGGTGCCGCACCAGCACCAGCATCCGCCCTCGACGAGGTCTCGTGGAAGGACGCGAGCGAGATAG
- a CDS encoding methyltransferase gives MPMPARIEWTDSDTNHPVFSARWHSESGAAAPRRVVVADDTTKAATAHRLACEGTALLWRGDFHGARHLLAAMARRVDRKPPPPGRTPADAFHQHRRARGHRARVLGMLLVLLDGEYDLVGECDPVGGRGLALRRAPDVRAACRAAYGPPGGPTAVSLRELLGVVGAHEWRVKGVPVPALGGARIHPHYGVFSPVRGEYVDLVARALLPVAAGRDAPRPRTAFDIGTGTGVLAAVLARRGLDRVVATDINPRALACTRENAQLLGLQGLVEVAAPGLFPTEGCAALVVCNPPWLPARPTSAVEQGVYDPGGAMLSGFLGGLAARLVPGGEGWLVLSDLAERLQLRSREALLGEIAAAGLRVVDRLDTVPRHPRAADAADPLHAARAAEVTSLWRLAPDSF, from the coding sequence ATGCCGATGCCTGCCCGCATCGAGTGGACCGACAGCGACACCAACCACCCTGTTTTCTCCGCCCGTTGGCACTCCGAGAGCGGCGCGGCCGCGCCTCGGCGCGTCGTCGTGGCCGATGACACGACCAAGGCCGCCACCGCCCACCGCCTCGCCTGCGAGGGCACCGCCCTGCTCTGGCGCGGGGACTTCCACGGCGCCCGGCACCTGCTCGCCGCCATGGCGCGCCGCGTCGACAGGAAGCCCCCGCCGCCGGGGCGCACGCCCGCGGACGCCTTCCACCAGCATCGCCGCGCCAGGGGCCACCGCGCCCGGGTGCTCGGCATGCTGCTCGTGCTCCTCGACGGGGAGTACGACCTGGTGGGGGAGTGCGACCCGGTGGGAGGACGGGGCCTGGCGCTGCGCAGGGCGCCCGACGTGCGGGCCGCCTGTCGCGCGGCGTACGGTCCGCCCGGCGGGCCGACGGCTGTCTCCCTGCGCGAACTGCTGGGCGTGGTCGGCGCGCACGAGTGGCGCGTGAAGGGGGTGCCGGTGCCCGCCCTCGGCGGGGCGCGGATCCATCCGCATTACGGAGTGTTCTCGCCGGTCAGAGGGGAGTACGTCGACCTGGTGGCGCGGGCCCTGCTGCCGGTCGCCGCCGGGCGGGACGCGCCCCGCCCGCGTACCGCGTTCGACATCGGGACCGGAACGGGCGTGCTCGCCGCGGTACTTGCCCGCCGCGGACTCGACCGCGTCGTGGCCACCGACATCAACCCGCGCGCCCTCGCCTGCACCCGGGAGAATGCTCAACTCCTGGGCCTGCAAGGGCTGGTGGAGGTGGCGGCGCCAGGGCTCTTCCCCACCGAGGGGTGCGCCGCGCTCGTCGTGTGCAATCCGCCGTGGCTGCCCGCGCGTCCGACCTCCGCCGTCGAGCAGGGTGTGTACGACCCCGGCGGCGCGATGCTGTCCGGCTTCCTGGGCGGACTCGCGGCCCGTCTCGTGCCGGGCGGTGAGGGCTGGCTCGTTCTTTCGGATCTGGCCGAGCGCCTGCAACTCCGCTCGCGCGAGGCGTTGTTGGGGGAGATCGCGGCGGCGGGGCTGCGGGTGGTCGACCGGCTCGACACCGTGCCGCGTCACCCGCGCGCGGCGGACGCCGCCGACCCGCTGCATGCCGCCCGCGCGGCCGAGGTCACCTCGCTCTGGCGACTCGCGCCCGACTCATTCTGA
- a CDS encoding TetR/AcrR family transcriptional regulator gives MTGGTRLDGRVERGNQTRRLVLRRTVDVASVEGLDALSLGRIATELKLSKSGVFALFGSKEELQLATVRAAGRIYLDTVVEPALRTPPGVARVWRLCTAWLDYSEQRVFPGGCFFYGVIAEFDAREGPVHDALVRANRDWSELMERSLAEAVDAAELHADTDLPQLAFECIALMETANAHSVLHDESRAYRWASTAIAARLRAAATDPALVPAPH, from the coding sequence GTGACGGGCGGCACCCGGCTCGACGGCCGGGTCGAGCGCGGCAACCAGACCCGCCGCCTGGTGCTGCGGCGCACGGTCGACGTCGCTTCGGTGGAGGGGCTCGACGCGCTGTCGCTCGGCCGGATCGCCACCGAGCTGAAGCTGAGCAAGAGCGGCGTGTTCGCGCTCTTCGGCTCCAAGGAGGAGTTGCAGCTGGCGACCGTGCGGGCCGCCGGGCGCATCTATCTGGACACGGTGGTGGAACCCGCCCTGCGGACCCCGCCCGGCGTCGCCCGCGTGTGGCGGCTCTGCACGGCGTGGCTCGACTACTCCGAGCAGCGCGTCTTCCCCGGCGGCTGCTTCTTCTACGGGGTGATCGCCGAGTTCGACGCCCGCGAGGGCCCGGTGCACGACGCGCTCGTCCGCGCCAACCGCGACTGGAGCGAGCTGATGGAGCGCTCGCTCGCCGAGGCCGTCGACGCCGCCGAACTGCATGCGGACACGGACCTCCCCCAGCTCGCCTTCGAGTGCATCGCCCTCATGGAGACGGCGAACGCGCACTCGGTGCTGCACGACGAGTCGCGGGCCTACCGCTGGGCGAGCACCGCCATCGCCGCGCGGCTGCGCGCGGCGGCGACGGATCCGGCACTGGTGCCCGCGCCGCACTGA
- a CDS encoding VOC family protein, producing the protein MRSNLFNVAVDCANAYELARFWSKVVGHPLNDDDFPGESTAVVRLPTGVRLYFAETPEAKERVKAGRAADSADGAHTADGAHTAKNPLHLCLQPDGPRDAEVERLKSVGATVLADRRTPDGKGWVVFQDPEGNEFCVLRSEAEWVAGEVHEKDPRDEADTHDRAEKSLQGGPGM; encoded by the coding sequence ATGCGATCGAATCTCTTCAACGTCGCCGTCGACTGCGCGAACGCGTACGAACTGGCGCGGTTCTGGAGCAAGGTGGTCGGCCACCCCTTGAACGACGACGACTTTCCCGGCGAGTCCACGGCCGTCGTGCGGCTCCCGACGGGCGTGCGGTTGTACTTCGCCGAGACTCCGGAGGCGAAGGAGAGGGTGAAGGCGGGCCGGGCCGCCGACAGCGCCGACGGCGCCCACACCGCCGACGGCGCCCACACCGCCAAGAACCCTCTCCACCTGTGCCTCCAGCCCGATGGCCCCCGCGACGCGGAGGTCGAGCGGCTCAAGTCCGTGGGCGCGACCGTGCTCGCGGATCGGCGTACGCCGGACGGCAAGGGGTGGGTCGTTTTCCAGGACCCCGAGGGCAACGAGTTCTGCGTGCTGCGCAGCGAGGCGGAATGGGTCGCGGGGGAGGTCCACGAGAAGGACCCCCGCGACGAGGCGGACACCCACGACCGGGCGGAAAAGTCGTTGCAGGGTGGGCCGGGGATGTGA
- a CDS encoding TetR/AcrR family transcriptional regulator, translated as MARPREFNEDRVVSAAMETFWRHGYEGTSTRDLCDSTGLGPSSLYNTFGGKRQLYLRALQHYYDTSTAEQVAVLRAPGPAKERLRAMMLLAVEGEPEHEVRDERGCFAINAAIEVAGTDPEVRAAVRRTFDRVENELCEVVEAGRRAGEIRSTGDARTVARRVQSTYYGLRVLSRVQDDRDVLLATVDGALADL; from the coding sequence ATGGCCAGGCCACGAGAGTTCAACGAGGACCGTGTCGTCAGTGCCGCCATGGAGACGTTCTGGCGCCACGGGTACGAGGGCACGTCGACGCGGGACCTGTGCGACAGCACGGGCCTCGGCCCCTCCAGCCTCTACAACACCTTCGGCGGCAAGCGCCAGCTGTACCTGCGCGCCCTCCAGCACTACTACGACACCAGCACCGCCGAGCAGGTCGCCGTCCTGCGCGCCCCGGGCCCCGCCAAGGAACGACTGCGCGCCATGATGCTGCTCGCCGTCGAGGGGGAGCCCGAGCATGAAGTCCGCGACGAACGCGGCTGCTTCGCGATCAACGCGGCCATCGAGGTCGCCGGGACCGACCCGGAGGTCAGGGCCGCGGTGCGGCGCACCTTCGACCGGGTCGAGAACGAGCTGTGCGAGGTGGTAGAGGCGGGGCGGCGCGCCGGCGAGATCCGCTCCACCGGTGACGCGCGGACGGTGGCCCGCCGGGTGCAGAGCACGTACTACGGACTGCGCGTCCTCAGCCGGGTGCAGGACGACCGCGACGTCCTGCTCGCCACGGTGGACGGGGCACTCGCCGACCTGTGA